The Lactuca sativa cultivar Salinas chromosome 2, Lsat_Salinas_v11, whole genome shotgun sequence genome includes a window with the following:
- the LOC111918893 gene encoding ras-related protein RABH1e, translating into MAGVSTLLKYKLTVLGDESVGKTSIIIRFTYDKFDSTYQIQCLILQPTIGIDFLSKTVHLEDFAVRLQLWDTGGKERFRNLIPSYIADSSYIVIVYDVTNRKSYLNISTWIEDVRTKRGNDAVIVLVGNKTDLVDKRQVSTEEGDNQARKFGCMFVETSAKDGFNVRHVFFRIISNVREYMKPHDNPSPNLSNQQPSPQESQQTPPNRPQEQDIHPQHPQLAVPTPQASSTCESLEDIVKNLVITQQQYIQDTQASLKNLEKAIEQLVALVGKLEAKEWFPSQTEVNLT; encoded by the exons ATGGCGGGTGTGTCAACCCTTCTCAAATACAAGTTAACAGTTTTGGGCGATGAATCCGTCGGCAAAACCAGCATTATTATCAGATTTACTTATGACAAATTCGACAGCACCTATCAGATACA GTGTTTAATATTGCAGCCTACAATTGGCATTGATTTCTTGTCGAAAACAGTGCACCTTGAAGATTTTGCAGTTCGGTTACAACTTTG GGATACTGGTGggaaagagagatttaggaaTCTGATTCCAAGTTATATTGCAGATTCATCATACATAGTTATTGTATATGATGTTACCA ATCGAAAGTCATATTTGAACATTTCAACGTGGATAGAGGATGTGCGTACAAAGCGTGGAAATGATGCGGTTATAGTCCTTGTTGGGAACAAAACCGACCTTGTTGACAAAAG GCAAGTATCAACAGAAGAAGGAGACAATCAAGCTCGTAAATTCGGGTGTATGTTTGTAGAAACCAGTGCAAAAGATGGATTCAATGTTAGG CATGTCTTCTTTAGGATTATATCAAATGTGCGAGAATATATGAAACCCCATGATAATCCGAGTCCTAACTTAAGTAATCAACAACCATCACCACAAGAATCTCAACAGACACCACCAAATCGACCTCAAGAACAGGATATTCATCCTCAACACCCGCAACTTGCAGTACCCACACCTCAAGCGAGTAGCACATGTGAGTCATTAGAGGATATTGTGAAGAATCTCGTGATCACACAACAACAATACATACAGGATACCCAGGCGAGTTTAAAGAATCTCGAGAAAGCTATTGAGCAATTAGTTGCATTGGTTGGAAAGTTGGAAGCTAAAGAGTGGTTTCCAAGCCAAACTGAGGTCAATCTAACGTAA